The following are encoded together in the Culex pipiens pallens isolate TS chromosome 1, TS_CPP_V2, whole genome shotgun sequence genome:
- the LOC120413355 gene encoding cap-specific mRNA (nucleoside-2'-O-)-methyltransferase 1-like, translated as METEEVTSRVAQLELNYDTYEADCSSSASTEPFPVPDAASWLQFGVHSRDMTRETAYCDERLVREVFALRSSLDEQDARKVRTARNRSNFFEFKAGQFMNRAAVKIANVDAAFGWELCKLGEGEEEELMYFVDVFGGPGGCSEYILWRNGGWKARGFGFTTYGDYEFQPEYFRAVSPETLDPFYGANDDGNLFDPGNIRGFIDYVMAHTGQDGVHLLVCDGGFLLKNNCQEVISKQLYLVLVMLAVTVIRPGGNAIIKVFDLYTPFSVGLIFILTRMYAKVSILKPCTSRPANSERYVVCQKRLNKCPDMGEFLFSVNKVMWENSQDMCESNQDYDILQLVAEDLIQNDADFCHFIRNSNDKLASRQIDGLKALIDALQPGYRPKPVDHDFVQETLWRFWKLDHKSALAPTADARTKPAPEYAAQFVDAKTLELFRSSGNILNGSRPLRQTFGSPHDWSFVALDVSADKGKNIRTMFVSKGNGNVFFYDKKKSEWRQIKEYQLILSPRTVLYGEIVEEIQVKNNRETRVYALHIIDAIVLGGVDVRALPLAKRSALCAKFATALNRPLCHLSTNPVRPIPVRAKQLYALAEMEHFFANVTIYTLESGTKVIGCAVERFDPRETHRFYIPRALLFVRHSQEAGRVLSFERSFRSRQVWIWSRTNQLYSAGQYADVEREPGLVYRVEFEEFIDESEDAD; from the exons ATGGAAACCGAGGAGGTCACGTCCCGGGTGGCCCAGCTGGAGCTGAACTACGACACGTACGAGGCGGACTGCTCCTCCTCCGCCAGCACGGAACCATTTCCGGTGCCGGATGCCGCCAGCTGGCTGCAGTTTGGCGTCCACTCGCGGGACATGACGCGCGAGACGGCCTACTGCGACGAGCGGCTGGTGCGGGAGGTTTTCGCGCTGCGCAGCTCGCTGGACGAGCAGGACGCCCGGAAGGTTCGGACGGCGCGCAATCGGAGCAACTTCTTCGAATTTAAGGCCGGGCAGTTTATGAACCGGGCCGCGGTCAAGATTGCGAACGTGGACGCCGCCTTCGGGTGGGAGTTGTGTAAGTTGGGCgagggggaggaggaggagctGATGTACTTTGTGGACGTTTTCGGAGGTCCCGGGGGATGTAGCGAGTACATTCTGTGGCGGAACGGCGGCTGGAAGGCGCGTGGGTTCGGATTTACCACGTACGGCGATTACGAGTTTCAGCCGGAGTACTTTCGGGCGGTTTCGCCGGAGACGTTGGATCCGTTTTACGGCGCGAATGATGATGGGAATCTGTTCGATCCGGGGAATATCCGGGGGTTCATCGATTACGTGATGGCACACACTGGGCAAGACGGGGTTCATCTGCTCGTGTGCGACGGTGGATTCCTGCTGAAGAATAATTGCCAGGAGGTCATCTCGAAGCAGCTGTACCTGGTGCTGGTCATGCTGGCCGTGACCGTGATCCGTCCCGGGGGAAATGCGATCATCAAGGTGTTCGATTTGTACACGCCGTTCAGCGTGGGTCTGATCTTCATCCTGACCCGGATGTACGCGAAGGTTTCGATTCTGAAACCGTGCACTTCCCGGCCGGCCAATTCCGAGCGTTACGTCGTGTGCCAGAAGCGCCTCAACAAGTGCCCGGACATGGGCGAGTTCCTGTTTTCGGTCAACAAGGTCATGTGGGAGAACAGCCAGGACATGTGCGAGTCCAACCAGGACTACGACATCCTGCAGCTGGTGGCGGAGGATCTCATCCAAAACGACGCGGATTTCTGTCACTTTATTCGAAACTCCAACGACAAGCTGGCCAGCCGCCAGATCGACGGTCTAAAGGCGCTCATCGACGCCCTGCAGCCCGGCTACCGCCCAAAACCCGTCGACCATGACTTTGTGCAGGAAACGCTGTGGCGCTTCTGGAAGTTGGACCACAAATCGGCGCTCGCACCGACCGCGGACGCCCGGACCAAGCCGGCCCCGGAATACGCCGCCCAATTCGTGGACGCCAAAACGCTCGAACTGTTCCGCTCGTCCGGAAACATCCTGAACGGCAGTCGTCCGCTGCGGCAGACCTTCGGCTCACCGCACGACTGGAGCTTCGTGGCGCTGGACGTGTCCGCCGACAAGGGCAAAAACATCCGCACCATGTTCGTGAGCAAGGGCAACGGAAATGTGTTCTTCTACGACAAGAAAAAGTCCGAGTGGCGCCAAATCAAGGAGTACCAGCTGATTCTGTCGCCGCGAACGGTGCTGTACGGCGAGATCGTCGAGGAGATTCAAGTCAAG AACAACCGCGAAACGCGCGTGTACGCGCTCCACATCATCGACGCCATCGTCCTCGGGGGCGTCGACGTCCGCGCCCTGCCGCTGGCCAAGCGCAGTGCCCTCTGCGCCAAGTTCGCCACCGCGCTGAACCGGCCGCTGTGCCACCTCAGCACCAACCCGGTCCGGCCGATCCCCGTCCGGGCCAAGCAGCTGTACGCGCTCGCCGAGATGGAGCACTTCTTCGCGAACGTCACAATCTACACGCTCGAAAGCGGAACCAAGGTGATCGGGTGTGCCGTCGAGCGGTTCGACCCGCGCGAAACCCACCGCTTCTACATTCCGCGCGCGCTGCTCTTCGTGCGGCACTCGCAGGAGGCGGGTCGAGTGTTGAGCTTCGAGCGCAGCTTCCGGAGCCGGCAGGTGTGGATCTGGAGCCGGACGAATCAGCTGTACTCCGCCGGACAGTACGCGGACGTCGAGCGGGAACCGGGCCTGGTGTACCGGGTGGAGTTTGAGGAGTTTATTGACGAGAGCGAGGACGCGGATTAG
- the LOC120413327 gene encoding uncharacterized protein LOC120413327, whose amino-acid sequence MHPERPSSSPPPQKRTKHEAAAEVEEYEMLIEDDCLEAKDFPLDVVLKVEPPDSGVTVRHTNGQDEFVAVEALAPRKVGQLGCSARIFHADMEIVVHNLGCLLAIDDTFVAKVGLADLAALGRARSFRQAKMALLRQLCIVQVLLDYVTVVRDRARTELLQQISCLRKQPIAVDAGEIYGIVRKSSDLDFVGLCQQLGGNLSVSEELRGQARNLLQVELACERRNRWLNNYPVELGEDATCKLNSTLQLVCAKVLETHASALLDRAPEFLRLRLKDVPQGTLFRVDPGAVQMFHDLDKALSGQIFRQPLQDLAERWTNRLKSIGDDAGVVISVNPIFFSLCRGLEEVMVELFDGCSLLESDSKGWHPVIIAEMLLKTDLARCLHREHLFIFRLLKHFDPAAIGNVEPLDYQPRRLLKLLGENPSGIADEFYAWFCLLDDALPADWDLSLYAQIVRNFVQLLTGASHAQLETIRVITLNTARFIVQTFPLVASARSGEDAQILQAQLEFINRTMLRSTECTTFYRDLIDVFSAYWKNRSQIVEQISPKNEGMERIKKDLLKIVIVALSKNVGADLLVSLFRSLNDFLLELTDVPFDWLIKSVPGLAMSGMIEFKLVEPIANKWSGTANQTYRVTNPQKFQQMLFLMAEGSTCPRHYTIDAITTLLSYIRAQLECARWTDSDQLTSTTTLIASMRSSLIYLREQAEYILFRDWTVQFKQTELPQILARVAAVWSIAVSTDVSSTGKFFKPHCVQILCVLKLLGVDAYGGAKGVPKHLAQVLTGQGKSLILALIAAVLALTGHFVQIACYNEYLVKRDGGEFEEFYKLLGVSDVIKYGTFEDMANAVVAPEVDGKRMELRTFVQEMILSYGGGSRPKKPKPQVRANSVLLMDEVDVFFTKEYYGNVYCPASFLYVPGLAEIQVRIWNEVHARDLRDTHKVTAAIQRFIGTPLFTERANFAEFRNKATPFDLLIYDGTKHVRRSYTCKELFDEHLQTMASNAIEVETNTANHRDYKLSPEGVITHRVKEKYENRTFIQYYCIFHYFRLKQGSYTTFVSPSGFNYGYLNVACGSLSYAMLPKAYPLILGVTGTLTALHPHEKAAISQLYDINRTSLMPSFFGCSRLVYDPSTNFTKLSTKSHWLAKIFTHVLVALGESTSRAVLVFFRDEATLEEFRAQFSGQLARLQVLTENSAQQAQITGQAGVPGTVTLATRAMGRGVDFRSSVAVEKAGGVHVIQTFFSLDVKEERQIRGRTARKDNRGSYELVLWEEDLRANGLDGETYAELEVARAQQVAREGGSIAKGIEQRGQDHRTTMQYLQGFFE is encoded by the exons ATGCACCCGGAACGGCCCTCCTCGTCACCACCGCCCCAAAAACGCACCAAACACGAGGCCGCCGCGGAGGTCGAAGAGTACGAGATGCTGATCGAAGACGATTGCCTGGAAGCGAAAGACTTCCCCCTGGACGTCGTTCTGAAGGTGGAACCACCCGACTCGGGCGTAACGGTGCGGCACACCAACGGCCAGGACGAGTTCGTTGCCGTGGAGGCGTTGGCCCCGCGGAAGGTCGGCCAGCTGGGCTGTTCGGCGCGGATTTTCCACGCCGACATGGAGATCGTGGTGCACAATCTGGGCTGCCTGCTGGCCATCGACGACACCTTCGTGGCCAAGGTGGGGCTGGCGGATTTGGCGGCGCTGGGCCGGGCCCGGAGCTTCCGGCAGGCGAAGATGGCACTGCTGCGACAGCTCTGCATCGTCCAAGTGCTGCTGGATTACGTTACGGTGGTGCGGGATCGCGCTCGGACCGAGCTGCTGCAGCAGATTAGTTGTTTGCGGAAGCAACCGATCGCGGTGGACGCGGGCGAGATTTACGGAATTGTTCGGAAATCGTCGGATTTGGATTTTGTGGGACTTTGCCAGCAACTTGGCGGAAATTTGAGTGTGTCGGAAGAGCTGCGAGGGCAAGCGAGGAATCTGCTCCAGGTTGAGTTGGCCTGCGAGCGGCGTAACCGTTGGTTGAACAACTACCCGGTTGAGCTGGGTGAGGACGCGACGTGCAAGTTGAACTCCACGCTGCAACTGGTGTGCGCTAAGGTGTTGGAAACGCACGCGTCCGCCCTGCTGGACAGGGCTCCGGAGTTTCTGCGCCTCAGGCTGAAGGACGTCCCGCAGGGAACGCTGTTCCGAGTCGATCCCGGTGCGGTGCAAATGTTTCACGACCTGGACAAGGCGCTGAGCGGGCAGATTTTCCGGCAGCCGCTGCAGGATCTGGCCGAGCGGTGGACCAATCGCTTGAAGTCGATCGGGGACGACGCTGGGGTCGTCATCTCGGTCAATCCGATCTTCTTCTCGCTGTGTCGTGGGTTGGAAGAGGTGATGGTGGAACTCTTCGACGGCTGCAGCTTGCTGGAGAGTGATTCCAAGGGATGGCATCCGGTTATAATCGCGGAAATGTTGTTGAAAACGGATCTTGCCAGGTGCCTTCACCGGGAGCATCTCTTCATCTTTCGGCTGCTGAAGCATTTTGATCCGGCGGCGATCGGAAACGTAGAACCACTTGACTATCAACCGCGGAGGTTGCTTAAATTGCTGGGTGAAAATCCTTCGGGAATTGCCGACGAGTTTTACGCGTGGTTTTGTCTGCTGGACGACGCCCTGCCGGCCGACTGGGACCTGTCCCTGTACGCGCAAATCGTGCGCAACTTTGTCCAGCTCCTGACCGGTGCGAGTCACGCCCAGCTGGAGACAATTCGGGTCATCACGCTCAACACGGCCCGCTTTATCGTGCAGACGTTTCCGCTGGTGGCCTCGGCACGTTCCGGCGAAGACGCGCAAATTCTGCAAGCTCAGCTCGAGTTCATCAACAGGACGATGCTCCGATCGACGGAGTGCACCACCTTCTACCGCGATCTGATCGATGTGTTCAGCGCCTATTGGAAGAATCGCAGCCAGATCGTGGAGCAAATTTCCCCCAAGAACGAAGGCATGGAACGGATAAAGAAAGACCTGCTGAAGATCGTGATCGTGGCTTTAAGCAAGAACGTCGGCGCCGACCTGCTAGTCTCGCTGTTTCGATCGCTGAACGACTTCCTTCTCGAGTTAACCGACGTCCCGTTCGACTGGCTGATCAAGTCCGTTCCGGGGCTGGCGATGAGTGGCATGATCGAGTTCAAACTCGTCGAACCGATCGCGAACAAGTGGAGCGGAACCGCGAACCAAACGTACCGGGTTACCAACCCGCAAAAATTCCAACAAATGCTGTTCCTCATGGCGGAAGGATCGACCTGTCCGCGGCACTACACGATCGACGCGATCACAACCCTTCTCAGCTACATCCGCGCCCAGCTCGAGTGCGCCCGCTGGACCGACTCCGATCAGCTCACATCCACGACCACCCTCATTGCTTCCATGCGCAGTTCACTGATTTACCTACGCGAACAGGCCGAGTAC ATCCTGTTCCGCGACTGGACCGTGCAGTTCAAGCAGACCGAGCTGCCCCAGATCCTCGCCCGAGTGGCGGCCGTTTGGTCGATCGCGGTCTCCACCGACGTGTCCAGCACCGGCAAGTTCTTCAAGCCGCACTGCGTCCAGATCCTGTGCGTGCTGAAGCTGCTCGGCGTGGACGCATACGGGGGCGCGAAGGGAGTTCCGAAACACCTGGCGCAGGTTCTCACCGGCCAGGGAAAGTCGCTGATTCTGGCGTTGATCGCGGCGGTCCTTGCGCTGACTGGACATTTTGTCCAGATCGCTTGCTACAACGAATATTTGGTGAAGCGGGACGGGGGCGAGTTTGAGGAGTTTTACAAGCTGCTGGGTGTGAGCGATGTTATAAAGTACGGAACGTTCGAAGATATGGCCAACGCGGTCGTAGCGCCTGAGGTTGATGGGAAGCGGATGGAGCTTCGAACCTTCGTTCAAGAAATGATCCTGTCGTACGGCGGAGGTTCACGACCGAAGAAGCCCAAGCCACAGGTTCGCGCCAACTCGGTTCTGCTGATGGACGAAGTGGACGTGTTCTTCACCAAAGAGTACTACGGTAACGTGTACTGCCCGGCCTCCTTTCTGTACGTGCCGGGTTTGGCCGAGATCCAGGTGCGAATTTGGAACGAAGTGCACGCCCGAGACTTGCGAGACACGCACAAAGTAACGGCCGCTATTCAGAGGTTCATTGGAACGCCCCTCTTCACGGAACGAGCCAATTTCGCTGAATTCCGTAACAAAGCTACGCCCTTTGACCTGCTAATCTACGACGGTACGAAACACGTACGACGCTCGTACACCTGCAAAGAACTGTTCGACGAGCATCTGCAAACGATGGCGTCCAATGCCATCGAGGTCGAAACCAACACGGCCAACCACCGCGACTACAAGCTTAGCCCGGAAGGCGTCATCACGCACAGAGTTAAGGAAAAGTACGAGAACCGTACGTTCATACAGTACTACTGCATCTTCCACTATTTCCGCCTCAAGCAAGGAAGCTACACCACGTTCGTAAGTCCGAGCGGATTCAACTACGGCTACCTGAACGTCGCCTGCGGTTCGCTCTCGTACGCGATGCTGCCCAAAGCCTACCCGCTCATCCTGGGCGTCACCGGAACCCTGACCGCGTTACATCCCCACGAAAAAGCCGCCATCTCCCAACTCTACGACATCAACCGCACCTCGCTCATGCCGTCCTTCTTCGGCTGTTCCCGCCTCGTCTACGACCCATCAACCAACTTCACCAAACTGTCCACCAAGTCCCACTGGCTGGCCAAGATCTTCACGCACGTCCTTGTTGCCCTCGGCGAGTCAACGTCCCGAGCCGTCCTCGTCTTCTTCCGCGACGAGGCCACGCTCGAGGAGTTCCGCGCCCAGTTCAGCGGCCAGCTGGCCCGTCTCCAAGTGCTCACGGAAAACAGCGCCCAGCAGGCGCAAATAACCGGTCAAGCGGGCGTCCCCGGCACGGTCACGTTGGCCACGCGAGCCATGGGACGGGGCGTCGACTTCCGGTCCAGTGTGGCGGTGGAAAAGGCCGGTGGCGTACACGTCATCCAGACGTTCTTCTCGCTGGACGTGAAGGAGGAGCGGCAGATCCGGGGGAGAACCGCCCGGAAGGATAACCGCGGCAGTTACGAGCTGGTGCTTTGGGAGGAGGATTTGAGGGCGAACGGGCTGGATGGGGAAACGTACGCGGAGTTGGAGGTGGCTAGGGCGCAGCAGGTGGCGAGGGAAGGTGGGAGCATTGCGAAGGGGATCGAGCAGCGTGGACAGGACCATCGGACCACGATGCAGTATCTGCAGGGGTTCTTTGAGTGA
- the LOC120413358 gene encoding probable phosphomevalonate kinase — MSNPRIVLLFSGKRKCGKDYLTERLLQRLTPDRAQIVRISEPIKRCWADKLGLDLGELLGDGPYKERYRREMIEWSDGRRAEDYGFFCRAACSEGVVAAREVCIVSDVRRKTDVRFFRETFGERVRTVRIVAGEETRTERGWKFQQGVDDVQSECDLDDVTEWDLLVENEAGADVEGILARIEALL, encoded by the exons ATGTCCAACCCCCGAATCGTGCTGCTGTTCTCGGGCAAACGGAAATGTGGCAAAGATTACCTCACGGAACGGCTGCTGCAGAG ACTGACCCCGGACCGGGCCCAGATCGTGCGCATCTCGGAACCGATCAAGCGCTGCTGGGCGGACAAACTGGGGTTGGACCTGGGCGAGCTTCTCGGCGATGGTCCGTACAAGGAACGCTACCGCCGGGAGATGATCGAGTGGAGTGATGGGCGGCGGGCCGAGGATTACGGGTTCTTTTGTCGGGCGGCCTGTTCCGAGGGGGTTGTGGCCGCGCGGGAGGTTTGCATCGTGAGTGACGTGCGCCGCAAGACGGACGTTCGGTTCTTCCGGGAAACGTTTGGCGAGCGGGTGCGCACGGTCCGGATTGTGGCCGGGGAGGAAACGCGAACCGAGCGCGGGTGGAAGTTCCAGCAGGGCGTGGACGACGTGCAGTCCGAGTGCGATCTGGACGACGTGACGGAGTGGGATCTGCTGGTGGAGAACGAGGCAGGGGCGGATGTGGAGGGAATTTTGGCGAGGATCGAAGCGTTGCTTTGA